A stretch of the Sulfurimonas sp. HSL3-1 genome encodes the following:
- a CDS encoding glycosyl hydrolase, translated as MKPPYAWDFHSDQPYQLKDRPLKRRLRKAQRASLVKTALSGLLWLPLALLAMPFLRRHPIDAPHFAGLIVDPLRAPDATLEALPSLDVEELLIRVKLWERSELDAIVSFVRQLEGKRLFFVLMQDREHIEDAALRKETLEQTFTALAPFGNRFQIGTTLNRAKWGFASVNEYLDFFKTAQQLRDDAFPELQLIGPGVIDFEYHFAAHALFNLRGVRFDAVNALLYVDRRGAPENTQAGCDLPCKINFLSSLTMLSPRAKRPLYLTETNWPLTGTAPYAPTSEKECVDEETYASYMVRYYLLALATQQVATVYWHQLAAPGYGLVDTRDGWRERPAFHAFKTMTSLLKEARHIALQQRRERFEMVLQRPDGLLRIFWTNDEAYTQHFAEPRRFIGRDGRTFTTDALAVSGAPVYLIEKDEA; from the coding sequence ATGAAACCGCCGTACGCATGGGATTTCCACTCCGATCAGCCTTATCAGCTCAAAGACCGCCCCCTCAAACGAAGGCTGCGAAAAGCACAGCGTGCCTCCCTCGTCAAAACGGCGCTCTCGGGCCTGCTGTGGCTGCCGCTGGCCCTCCTGGCCATGCCCTTCCTGCGCCGCCACCCTATTGACGCCCCCCACTTTGCCGGGCTGATCGTCGACCCCCTGCGCGCGCCGGACGCTACGCTGGAGGCACTTCCTTCGCTCGACGTGGAAGAGCTGCTGATCCGGGTCAAACTCTGGGAGCGCAGCGAACTGGATGCCATTGTTTCCTTCGTCAGGCAACTTGAGGGGAAACGGCTCTTTTTCGTCCTGATGCAGGACCGCGAACACATTGAGGACGCCGCGCTGCGAAAAGAGACGCTCGAACAGACCTTTACCGCCCTCGCCCCCTTCGGGAACCGCTTTCAGATCGGGACCACCCTCAACCGTGCCAAATGGGGGTTTGCCAGTGTCAACGAATACCTGGATTTTTTCAAAACGGCGCAGCAGCTCCGTGACGATGCTTTCCCGGAGCTGCAACTTATCGGCCCGGGTGTCATCGATTTTGAATACCACTTCGCCGCCCACGCCCTTTTCAACCTCCGCGGTGTCCGTTTCGACGCCGTCAATGCCCTGCTCTACGTCGACCGCCGCGGGGCGCCGGAAAACACCCAGGCCGGGTGCGACCTCCCCTGCAAGATCAACTTTCTCTCCTCCCTGACGATGCTCTCCCCCCGTGCAAAGCGTCCCCTTTACCTCACTGAAACGAACTGGCCGCTGACGGGGACGGCCCCCTACGCACCGACCAGCGAAAAAGAGTGCGTGGACGAGGAGACCTACGCCTCTTACATGGTGCGCTACTACCTGCTTGCCCTTGCCACGCAGCAGGTCGCGACCGTCTACTGGCATCAGCTTGCCGCCCCGGGCTACGGTCTCGTCGATACGCGGGACGGTTGGCGGGAGCGCCCGGCATTTCACGCCTTCAAGACCATGACCTCCTTGTTGAAGGAGGCGCGGCACATCGCCCTTCAGCAGCGCCGCGAACGGTTCGAAATGGTGCTGCAGCGCCCCGATGGCCTGCTGCGCATCTTCTGGACGAACGACGAGGCATATACCCAGCACTTTGCCGAGCCCCGCCGCTTTATCGGCCGCGACGGCCGCACCTTTACGACGGATGCCCTCGCGGTCTCCGGCGCCCCGGTCTATCTGATTGAAAAGGACGAAGCGTGA
- the waaF gene encoding lipopolysaccharide heptosyltransferase II, translated as MKLLIILPNWLGDAVMATAAIESLCECYPEARLTLVGSHVAIEALKHHPMCVNAYVDETKKGGNRLANTYRFAKTIGRHDAAVSFRNQLHASLLLRWTGTPRSVARASWHARLLLSDAVALSREEHLTQQYQRLADRLCGTETAPGPLRLFIPPRTFERPTLGINPGATYGSAKRWYPEKFAAVAAHFSDRYDIVIFGGPGETAMAEAIEKDLQAREVENYRNLAGKTTITELCAAVGGLSLFVTNDSGPMHVAAAYRVPTVAIFGPTRHKETCQWGNPKSAIVRHDLECAPCMKRECPLKHHECMKSIEAYEVIEAAEKLIV; from the coding sequence GTGAAACTGCTGATCATCCTGCCCAACTGGCTCGGCGACGCGGTCATGGCCACGGCCGCCATCGAATCGCTCTGCGAATGTTACCCCGAGGCACGTCTCACCCTGGTCGGATCCCATGTCGCTATCGAAGCCCTTAAACACCACCCGATGTGTGTCAATGCCTACGTTGACGAGACAAAAAAGGGCGGGAACCGCCTCGCCAATACCTACCGCTTCGCCAAAACGATCGGCCGCCACGATGCCGCGGTCAGTTTCCGCAACCAGCTGCACGCCTCGCTGCTGCTGCGCTGGACGGGAACCCCCAGAAGCGTCGCCCGTGCGAGCTGGCATGCGCGGCTGCTGCTCAGCGACGCCGTCGCCCTTTCGCGCGAGGAGCATCTTACGCAACAGTACCAGCGGCTGGCCGACCGCCTCTGCGGCACCGAAACCGCGCCGGGGCCGCTGCGCCTCTTCATCCCGCCCCGCACCTTTGAACGACCGACGCTCGGTATCAATCCCGGGGCGACCTACGGTTCGGCCAAACGGTGGTACCCCGAAAAGTTTGCCGCCGTCGCCGCCCATTTTTCAGACCGCTACGACATCGTTATCTTCGGCGGTCCCGGCGAAACGGCCATGGCGGAGGCGATCGAAAAGGATCTGCAGGCACGGGAGGTCGAGAACTACCGCAACCTTGCCGGAAAAACGACCATCACCGAACTCTGCGCCGCTGTCGGGGGACTTTCGCTCTTTGTCACCAACGACAGCGGTCCGATGCACGTCGCGGCCGCCTACCGCGTCCCCACCGTCGCGATCTTCGGCCCGACACGCCACAAAGAGACCTGCCAATGGGGCAATCCTAAAAGCGCCATCGTCCGCCACGACCTGGAGTGCGCTCCCTGCATGAAACGCGAATGTCCGCTCAAACATCATGAATGTATGAAATCGATTGAAGCGTATGAAGTCATTGAGGCAGCAGAAAAACTTATTGTCTGA
- a CDS encoding YfaZ family outer membrane protein: MLKTLVTTLALGCSLFAMHEAELNLNNYDLNAKLDFDMGQFNDAVDPETVFLGARYLRGSYHHSDELRDKDHDLFDAHFAVAQRLSGNDALTLGLGVKFVYTSIEGYDFDALPIGVFARYELPLNLPVPFIVGGALYYAPEVLAWQDAKNYLEYDLSLDIRIIDRAAVTAGYRKIDTDFDLSGGDFTFNEAWYVGVKFRF; encoded by the coding sequence ATGCTGAAAACTTTGGTAACCACGCTGGCGCTCGGCTGCTCGCTGTTCGCGATGCACGAAGCGGAACTGAACCTGAACAACTACGATCTCAATGCGAAGCTCGACTTTGACATGGGACAGTTCAACGATGCCGTCGATCCGGAGACGGTCTTTCTCGGGGCCCGTTACCTCCGCGGCTCCTATCATCACAGCGACGAACTCCGCGACAAGGACCACGATCTCTTCGATGCGCACTTTGCCGTAGCGCAGCGTCTCTCGGGCAACGATGCCCTGACCCTCGGGCTCGGGGTGAAATTCGTCTATACCTCGATCGAAGGGTACGATTTTGACGCCCTGCCGATCGGTGTTTTTGCGCGTTACGAGCTGCCGCTGAACCTACCGGTTCCCTTTATCGTGGGCGGGGCGCTCTATTACGCACCGGAGGTGCTGGCGTGGCAGGATGCGAAGAACTACCTCGAATACGACCTCTCCCTCGATATCCGGATCATCGACCGCGCCGCGGTGACGGCGGGCTACCGGAAAATCGATACGGATTTCGATCTCTCCGGCGGAGATTTTACCTTCAACGAGGCGTGGTACGTCGGCGTCAAATTCCGCTTTTAA
- the rfaE1 gene encoding D-glycero-beta-D-manno-heptose-7-phosphate kinase, translated as MIPLLRNSRPNILVIGDLMIDHYLWGRAERISPEAPVQVVDVANETTVLGGAGNVINNLTALGASVSVASAIGDDANGKELTLMLKSIGVKTEGLVTQPGRKTSKKSRVIAANQQILRYDKESKDAITEASESKILAAVEKDLFLYDIIILSDYGKGVLTPALAQGVITRARAGGKKVLVDPKGRNYTKYRGAHLLTPNKKEAIEATGIEIKDDESLKAALLWLKSECGLDRSMITLSEDGIAIFDEKLKRFPTVAQEVYDVTGAGDTVIASIAFGLSSGLSIDDAARFANLAAGVVVGKIGSATVTLDEIEEYEAMLHQSSSDAHIKSFEEIDRIVNRCRAGGKRIVFTNGCFDILHVGHVKYLQVAKSFGDILIVGLNSDASVRALKGPSRPVNSEDDRAYILAALESVDYVVKFGDDTPYELIKMLCPDVLVKGGDYEGKAVVGTEFAGELKLVDFVEGKSTTKTIARIQEGTTC; from the coding sequence ATGATCCCGTTGCTGCGTAACAGCCGTCCCAATATCCTCGTCATCGGCGATCTGATGATCGACCACTACCTCTGGGGCCGGGCGGAACGCATCTCCCCCGAGGCGCCGGTGCAGGTCGTCGACGTTGCCAACGAGACGACGGTGCTGGGCGGGGCGGGCAACGTCATCAACAACCTGACCGCCCTGGGCGCCTCCGTCAGCGTCGCCTCGGCCATCGGGGATGACGCCAACGGCAAGGAGCTGACGCTGATGCTCAAAAGCATCGGGGTGAAGACGGAGGGGCTGGTGACGCAGCCGGGCCGCAAAACGAGTAAAAAGAGCCGCGTTATCGCCGCGAACCAGCAGATCCTCCGTTACGACAAAGAGTCCAAGGATGCCATTACCGAAGCCTCCGAATCGAAGATCCTCGCCGCGGTGGAGAAGGACCTTTTCCTCTACGACATCATTATTCTCTCCGACTACGGCAAAGGGGTGCTCACCCCGGCCTTGGCGCAGGGGGTCATCACCCGGGCTCGCGCGGGGGGCAAGAAGGTGCTCGTCGACCCGAAAGGGCGCAACTACACGAAGTACCGCGGCGCGCACCTGCTGACCCCCAATAAAAAAGAGGCGATCGAGGCGACCGGCATCGAGATCAAAGACGACGAGAGCCTGAAGGCAGCGCTGCTGTGGCTGAAAAGCGAGTGCGGCCTCGACCGCTCCATGATCACTCTCTCCGAGGACGGGATCGCGATCTTCGACGAGAAGCTCAAGCGTTTCCCGACCGTGGCCCAGGAGGTCTATGACGTGACGGGGGCGGGCGATACGGTGATCGCCTCCATCGCGTTTGGGCTGAGTTCGGGTCTCAGCATCGACGACGCGGCCCGTTTCGCGAACCTCGCCGCCGGGGTCGTCGTCGGCAAGATCGGTTCGGCAACGGTGACCCTGGATGAGATCGAAGAGTACGAGGCGATGCTGCACCAGAGCAGCTCCGATGCGCACATCAAGAGCTTCGAGGAGATCGACCGGATCGTCAACCGCTGCCGGGCCGGGGGGAAACGCATCGTCTTTACCAACGGCTGTTTCGACATTCTGCACGTCGGACACGTCAAGTACCTCCAGGTCGCCAAGAGCTTCGGCGACATCCTGATCGTCGGGCTCAACTCCGACGCCTCCGTCCGCGCCCTCAAAGGCCCCTCGCGCCCGGTCAACAGCGAAGATGACCGCGCCTACATCCTCGCCGCGCTGGAGTCGGTGGACTATGTCGTCAAGTTCGGCGACGATACGCCCTACGAGCTGATCAAGATGCTCTGCCCCGACGTCCTCGTCAAAGGGGGGGACTATGAGGGTAAAGCCGTCGTCGGAACCGAATTTGCAGGCGAGCTGAAACTCGTCGATTTCGTCGAAGGCAAAAGTACGACGAAGACCATAGCAAGAATCCAGGAGGGAACAACATGCTGA
- the rfaD gene encoding ADP-glyceromanno-heptose 6-epimerase: MRYIDDDLKNKTILITGGAGFIGANLAFYFQENHPEAHVVVLDSFRSGETLSNGNLKSFGHFKNLIGFRGEVISGDINDKALLAKLEGDYDFDYIFHEAAISDTTALEQDLMIRTNLNAYKDLLDMAVRQGANMIYASSGATYGDASSPQRVGVEAPQNVYGFSKLMMDHLSRDYMKREKIGIVGLRYFNVYGPREFFKNKTASMVVQFGHQILAGKNPRLFEGSDKIVRDFIYIEDIIQANVLAMHPKENGIYNVGTGKARSFQSIVDSLQKELGTALPCEYIPNPFVGRYQFHTEADIGSTMRGLGYKPRYELEDGIKAYIPEIKRLFEEEVK, from the coding sequence ATGCGCTATATTGATGACGACCTGAAAAACAAGACGATTCTGATCACGGGGGGCGCAGGCTTTATCGGCGCGAACCTGGCCTTCTACTTTCAGGAGAATCATCCCGAAGCCCATGTCGTCGTGCTCGACAGTTTCCGCAGCGGCGAGACCCTCTCAAACGGCAACCTCAAGAGCTTCGGCCACTTCAAAAACCTGATCGGTTTCCGCGGCGAGGTGATCAGCGGCGACATCAACGACAAGGCGCTGCTGGCCAAGCTGGAGGGGGATTACGATTTCGATTACATCTTCCACGAGGCGGCGATCTCCGACACGACGGCGCTGGAGCAGGACTTGATGATCCGTACGAACCTCAACGCCTACAAGGACCTGCTCGACATGGCAGTGCGCCAGGGGGCAAACATGATCTACGCCTCTTCGGGCGCGACCTACGGCGACGCTTCCTCGCCGCAGCGCGTCGGGGTCGAAGCACCGCAGAACGTCTACGGCTTTTCGAAGCTGATGATGGACCATCTCAGCCGTGATTATATGAAACGCGAGAAGATCGGCATCGTCGGTCTGCGCTATTTCAACGTCTACGGGCCGCGGGAGTTCTTCAAGAACAAGACCGCCTCGATGGTCGTACAGTTCGGCCACCAGATTCTCGCCGGCAAAAACCCGCGCCTCTTCGAAGGCTCGGACAAGATCGTGCGCGACTTTATCTACATCGAGGATATCATCCAGGCGAACGTCCTGGCGATGCACCCAAAAGAGAACGGCATCTACAACGTCGGGACCGGGAAGGCGCGCTCCTTCCAGTCCATCGTCGACTCGCTCCAAAAAGAGCTGGGCACAGCGCTGCCGTGCGAGTATATTCCGAACCCCTTCGTCGGACGCTACCAGTTCCATACGGAAGCGGACATCGGCAGCACGATGCGGGGACTGGGCTACAAACCGCGCTATGAGCTCGAAGACGGGATCAAAGCCTACATTCCCGAGATCAAGCGCCTCTTTGAAGAAGAGGTCAAATGA
- a CDS encoding c-type cytochrome, producing MKKIALTLLVASVSLMAADGAALYKKCAACHGASGEKKALGKSEIIKGWDAAKTAAALTDYKAGTRNIHGMGALMKGQVAPYSEADIKAVAAYIAGLK from the coding sequence ATGAAAAAAATCGCTCTGACTCTGCTTGTTGCTAGCGTATCTCTGATGGCGGCTGACGGTGCTGCTCTGTACAAAAAATGTGCTGCGTGCCACGGTGCAAGCGGCGAGAAAAAAGCCCTCGGTAAATCTGAGATCATCAAAGGCTGGGATGCTGCTAAAACTGCTGCAGCTCTGACTGACTACAAAGCCGGTACACGTAACATCCACGGTATGGGTGCACTGATGAAAGGTCAGGTTGCTCCGTACTCTGAAGCAGACATCAAAGCTGTTGCAGCTTACATCGCTGGCCTGAAGTAA
- the mqnP gene encoding menaquinone biosynthesis prenyltransferase MqnP: MKRIVAKLHDFNELVMFQHSIFSLPFIFIAMIVAAGGWFGFSLLLLGILAAISARNFAMGVNRYADRDIDALNPRTQERPNADGRLDSTTILLFSVVNALVFIIVAYLINDLAFMLAIPVLAVLGSYSYFKRFSELAHVVLGISLGLAPLAGVVAVSESVPQWSVLLSLGVLFWVAGFDLLYSLQDIEFDKLHGLHSVPSVYGPKATLFISTLFHLNTVLFWWMFVWAAELGFFAWMAVAASALMLGYEHYLVRKDFTKIDRAFFTVNGYLGIVFLVLIILDQWVR, from the coding sequence GTGAAACGCATCGTCGCCAAACTGCATGATTTCAATGAGCTGGTGATGTTCCAGCACTCCATCTTCTCTCTTCCGTTCATCTTCATTGCGATGATCGTCGCCGCCGGGGGTTGGTTCGGCTTTTCGCTGCTGCTGCTGGGGATTCTGGCGGCAATATCGGCGCGCAACTTCGCCATGGGGGTCAACCGCTATGCCGACCGCGATATCGACGCGCTGAACCCGAGGACCCAGGAGCGCCCCAACGCCGACGGCCGTCTCGACAGCACGACGATCCTGCTCTTTTCCGTTGTCAACGCCCTCGTCTTTATCATTGTCGCCTATCTGATCAATGATCTGGCCTTTATGCTGGCGATTCCCGTACTGGCGGTGCTGGGAAGCTATTCGTATTTCAAGCGTTTCAGCGAGCTGGCTCATGTCGTGCTGGGCATTTCCCTGGGGCTTGCGCCCCTGGCCGGGGTGGTCGCGGTGAGCGAAAGCGTGCCGCAATGGTCGGTACTGCTCTCCCTTGGCGTCCTTTTCTGGGTGGCCGGCTTTGATCTGCTCTATTCGCTGCAGGACATCGAATTCGACAAGCTTCACGGGCTGCACTCCGTGCCTTCCGTCTATGGTCCGAAAGCGACCCTCTTCATCTCAACCCTCTTTCACCTCAATACGGTGCTGTTCTGGTGGATGTTCGTCTGGGCGGCAGAGCTGGGGTTCTTCGCCTGGATGGCGGTGGCAGCAAGTGCGCTGATGCTGGGGTATGAACACTACCTTGTCCGCAAGGATTTTACGAAGATCGACCGCGCCTTCTTTACCGTCAACGGCTACCTCGGGATCGTTTTCCTGGTGCTCATCATTCTGGACCAGTGGGTGCGGTAG
- a CDS encoding alpha/beta hydrolase, giving the protein MKWTGYAVAFAVLLALWGCEAMVFQPDSRLYATPSDLNISYREAHFDSKDGTRLSGWWLEPRSARLGTVIIVHGNAQNISAHFTGFDWLVRAGYEVFIFDYRGYGASEGTPGLEGAVEDTQAALAYVLARRSGKVTVIGQSLGGALLFNALARQGTERIALAVLDSTFASLPQAGREALDRSVVGWPVQWSASLALTDRYDPIGIAPSLAVPKLYLAGSKDSIISPNHSWQLFDASARPRAFWLITSAGHINAFAHPRVRQRFLSFLRRPLFDKDASAMLIFDTIKQKSE; this is encoded by the coding sequence ATGAAATGGACGGGCTATGCGGTTGCTTTCGCGGTATTATTGGCGCTGTGGGGGTGCGAAGCGATGGTGTTTCAGCCCGATTCACGGCTCTATGCGACGCCGTCGGATCTCAACATCAGTTACCGGGAAGCGCATTTCGATTCGAAAGACGGTACGCGGCTGTCGGGCTGGTGGCTTGAACCCCGGTCCGCACGGCTGGGCACGGTGATCATCGTGCACGGAAACGCGCAGAACATCTCGGCGCACTTTACCGGTTTTGACTGGCTAGTACGGGCGGGATACGAGGTGTTTATCTTCGATTACCGGGGGTACGGCGCCTCGGAGGGCACCCCGGGGCTGGAGGGTGCGGTGGAAGATACCCAAGCCGCCCTGGCATACGTGCTGGCCCGGCGCAGCGGGAAGGTGACCGTGATCGGGCAGTCGCTGGGAGGCGCGCTTCTGTTCAATGCCCTGGCGCGGCAGGGGACGGAGAGGATCGCGCTGGCCGTCTTGGACAGTACCTTTGCTTCGCTGCCCCAGGCGGGTAGGGAGGCGCTTGACCGCTCCGTCGTGGGGTGGCCCGTACAGTGGAGCGCGTCGCTGGCCCTGACGGACCGTTACGATCCCATCGGGATCGCTCCGTCGCTGGCGGTACCGAAGCTTTACCTCGCCGGCTCCAAAGACAGCATCATCTCCCCCAACCACAGCTGGCAGCTCTTTGATGCGTCGGCGCGGCCGCGCGCCTTCTGGCTCATAACGAGTGCCGGGCATATCAACGCCTTCGCCCATCCCCGGGTGCGGCAGCGCTTTTTGTCGTTTCTGCGCAGGCCTCTCTTTGACAAGGATGCCTCGGCTATGCTGATTTTTGATACAATTAAACAAAAAAGTGAGTAG
- the miaA gene encoding tRNA (adenosine(37)-N6)-dimethylallyltransferase MiaA has translation MKTIALIGPTASGKSDLALRAAAVTGARILSLDSLSIYKGIDIASAKPTLEERREIIHYGIDVLTPDRPFDVTTFVDLYRQALRDCEAAGVPLIIVGGTSFYLKVLFDGISETPATDDTTREKVAALLQEQAKAYALLQRVDPEYMAGIDANDRYRTEKMLTIYLQTGTPPSAWFAAHPPEPILTDAPLFAIDVPRDLLRERITLRTHKMIASGLIDEVARLERQYGRAPNPMKAIGIIEVLEYLDGKVSTEEMTQQIITHTAQLAKRQQTFNRNQFARQTLLPYEALLEPIISALSD, from the coding sequence ATGAAAACGATCGCCCTCATCGGACCCACGGCCTCGGGCAAGAGCGACCTTGCCCTGCGGGCCGCCGCCGTCACGGGCGCGCGTATCCTCTCCCTTGATTCCCTCAGCATCTACAAGGGGATCGACATCGCCTCGGCCAAGCCCACGCTCGAAGAGCGCAGGGAGATCATCCACTACGGCATCGACGTCCTGACACCGGACCGGCCCTTCGACGTCACGACCTTCGTCGATCTCTACCGACAGGCGCTCAGAGACTGCGAAGCCGCCGGTGTACCGCTGATCATCGTCGGCGGGACCTCCTTTTACCTTAAGGTGCTTTTCGACGGGATCTCCGAAACCCCCGCGACCGATGACACCACCCGCGAGAAGGTCGCGGCACTGCTGCAGGAGCAGGCAAAGGCGTACGCCCTGCTGCAGCGCGTCGATCCGGAGTATATGGCCGGGATCGACGCCAACGACCGCTACCGCACCGAAAAGATGCTCACGATCTACCTGCAGACGGGCACGCCCCCCTCGGCATGGTTTGCGGCCCACCCCCCCGAACCGATCCTGACTGATGCCCCCCTCTTCGCGATCGACGTCCCCCGCGACCTGCTGCGCGAACGCATCACCCTGCGCACCCACAAAATGATCGCCTCCGGGCTCATTGACGAAGTCGCCCGCCTGGAACGGCAGTACGGCCGTGCACCCAACCCCATGAAAGCGATCGGCATCATCGAGGTGCTGGAGTACCTTGACGGGAAGGTCTCCACAGAGGAGATGACGCAGCAGATCATTACCCACACGGCGCAGCTGGCCAAACGGCAGCAGACCTTTAACCGCAACCAGTTTGCGCGGCAAACCCTGCTGCCCTACGAAGCGCTGCTGGAGCCCATAATTTCCGCCCTTTCCGATTAA